One Triticum dicoccoides isolate Atlit2015 ecotype Zavitan chromosome 5B, WEW_v2.0, whole genome shotgun sequence genomic window carries:
- the LOC119311659 gene encoding probable E3 ubiquitin-protein ligase BAH1-like 1 isoform X1, with amino-acid sequence MPMRLLLYQPSTIIISFRGAIKNRFLRASDFCAPESGFSVGKMKFGSIYEEYLRAEQDKYLAKCSHVEYKRLKKVLKRCRLDRSLQADGTNGDQQEDRSDDSSDACDCNSCTLCDQMFFTELTKEASDIAGYFSSRVQHLLNLHVPSGLQRYIWRVRQCFIDDQQIMVQEGRLLVNYVTMNAIAIRKILKKYDKVHGSVSGRDFKSKMQTEHTELLQSPWLIELGAFHLNCDSSDIDEPAGFFKNFSCDLTGTQPVMTMAISETIKYDYSLTCPICLDTLFNPYALSCGHLFCKGCACGAASVYIFQGVRSAPPEAKCPVCREVGVFAHAVHMNELDLLIKTRCKDYWRCRLREERTEMVKQSKEYWESQAMLSMGI; translated from the exons GCTTTTCGGTGGGAAAGATGAAGTTTGGTTCAATATATGAGGAGTACCTCAGGGCAGAGCAGGACAAATATCTTGCAAAATGCTCCCATGTAGAGTACAAACGTCTCAAGAAGGTATTGAAGCGATGCCGACTTGATCGCTCATTGCAAGCAGATGGCACCAACGGTGACCAGCAGGAGGACAGGAGCGACGATTCTTCAGATGCTTGCGACTGCAATTCTTGCACAT TGTGTGATCAGATGTTCTTTACAGAACTCACCAAGGAGGCTTCAGATATAGCTGGCTATTTCAGCTCTAGAGTACAGCATCTTCTAAACCTTCATGTTCCTTCTGGATTGCAACGGTATATATGGCGCGTACGCCAATGCTTCATAGATGATCAACAAATCATGGTTCAAGAAGGCAGGCTGCTAGTCAATTATGTGACCATGAATGCTATTGCTATTCGCAAAATTCTCAAGAAATACGACAAA GTGCATGGCTCTGTTAGCGGTAGAGATTTCAAGAGCAAGATGCAAACCGAGCACACTGAACTGTTGCAGTCACCTTGGCTGATCGAGCTGGGTGCTTTCCATCTGAACTGTGATAGTTCAGATATTGATGAACCAGCAGGGTTCTTCAAGAATTTTTCCTGTGACTTGACAGGAACACAGCCAGTAATGACAATGGCCATTTCTGAAACTATCAAGTATGACTACAGTCTAACTTGTCCAATTTGCTTG GACACCTTGTTCAATCCATATGCGCTTAGCTGCGGTCACCTCTTCTGCAAAGGCTGTGCATGTGGTGCTGCGTCTGTGTACATCTTCCAGGGCGTTAGGAGCGCGCCTCCAGAGGCCAAGTGCCCTGTATGCCGAGAG GTTGGTGTGTTTGCTCATGCCGTGCATATGAACGAGCTCGACTTGCTCATCAAAACAAG GTGCAAAGATTACTGGAGATGCAGGCTGCGCGAGGAGCGGACGGAGATGGTGAAGCAATCCAAAGAATACTGGGAGTCCCAGGCCATGCTGTCGATGGGCATCTGA
- the LOC119311659 gene encoding probable E3 ubiquitin-protein ligase BAH1-like 1 isoform X2 — translation MKFGSIYEEYLRAEQDKYLAKCSHVEYKRLKKVLKRCRLDRSLQADGTNGDQQEDRSDDSSDACDCNSCTLCDQMFFTELTKEASDIAGYFSSRVQHLLNLHVPSGLQRYIWRVRQCFIDDQQIMVQEGRLLVNYVTMNAIAIRKILKKYDKVHGSVSGRDFKSKMQTEHTELLQSPWLIELGAFHLNCDSSDIDEPAGFFKNFSCDLTGTQPVMTMAISETIKYDYSLTCPICLDTLFNPYALSCGHLFCKGCACGAASVYIFQGVRSAPPEAKCPVCREVGVFAHAVHMNELDLLIKTRCKDYWRCRLREERTEMVKQSKEYWESQAMLSMGI, via the exons ATGAAGTTTGGTTCAATATATGAGGAGTACCTCAGGGCAGAGCAGGACAAATATCTTGCAAAATGCTCCCATGTAGAGTACAAACGTCTCAAGAAGGTATTGAAGCGATGCCGACTTGATCGCTCATTGCAAGCAGATGGCACCAACGGTGACCAGCAGGAGGACAGGAGCGACGATTCTTCAGATGCTTGCGACTGCAATTCTTGCACAT TGTGTGATCAGATGTTCTTTACAGAACTCACCAAGGAGGCTTCAGATATAGCTGGCTATTTCAGCTCTAGAGTACAGCATCTTCTAAACCTTCATGTTCCTTCTGGATTGCAACGGTATATATGGCGCGTACGCCAATGCTTCATAGATGATCAACAAATCATGGTTCAAGAAGGCAGGCTGCTAGTCAATTATGTGACCATGAATGCTATTGCTATTCGCAAAATTCTCAAGAAATACGACAAA GTGCATGGCTCTGTTAGCGGTAGAGATTTCAAGAGCAAGATGCAAACCGAGCACACTGAACTGTTGCAGTCACCTTGGCTGATCGAGCTGGGTGCTTTCCATCTGAACTGTGATAGTTCAGATATTGATGAACCAGCAGGGTTCTTCAAGAATTTTTCCTGTGACTTGACAGGAACACAGCCAGTAATGACAATGGCCATTTCTGAAACTATCAAGTATGACTACAGTCTAACTTGTCCAATTTGCTTG GACACCTTGTTCAATCCATATGCGCTTAGCTGCGGTCACCTCTTCTGCAAAGGCTGTGCATGTGGTGCTGCGTCTGTGTACATCTTCCAGGGCGTTAGGAGCGCGCCTCCAGAGGCCAAGTGCCCTGTATGCCGAGAG GTTGGTGTGTTTGCTCATGCCGTGCATATGAACGAGCTCGACTTGCTCATCAAAACAAG GTGCAAAGATTACTGGAGATGCAGGCTGCGCGAGGAGCGGACGGAGATGGTGAAGCAATCCAAAGAATACTGGGAGTCCCAGGCCATGCTGTCGATGGGCATCTGA